TTCATTGGACACGACGATAACCGTCTGCTCACGGCGCGAAAAGGTCTGCAAAAAGGCCGCCAGCGTGGTTTCCAGCGCATTGAGGCACTGCGCCTCATCGTGTGGCATAGCCAGCAGCCAGTTCGAGACGAGCAGCGTCAGGCAGTCCACCACCACGACACCGGCTTCCGCCGCCTGGGCGTAAGCCGCCGCCAGCGCGCGCGGCTCCTCAATGGTACGCCACTCCGGCGGGCGTTCCGCCCGGTGGCGCAGAATCCGCCCCTGCATGTCTTCGTCGAGGGCTTCCGCCGTGGCAATGAAACACACGGCTGCGCCGGTGGTATCAGCTTTCGTCTGGGCAAGCTGCTGGGCAAACCGGCTTTTGCCGGCCCGTGCGCCGCCCAGTACCAGAATGAGTTCGCGCGTCATCAGGCATCCGTATCCAGCATGGGAAGCCACAGCCCCTGCGCCCTGGCACACTCCACGGCATCGGCATAGCCGGCATCAGCGTGCCGCATCACACCGGTTGCCGGGTCATTCCACAGCACCCGTTCCAGACGCCGTTCAGCGGCTTCCGTACCATCACACACGATGACCATCCCGGCATGCTGCGAATAGCCCATGCCAACGCCGCCCCCGTGGTGGAGTGAAACCCACGTCGCGCCGCTGGCCGTGTTGAGCAGGGCATTGAGCAGCGGCCAGTCGGAAACCGCATCCGAGCCATCCCGCATCTGCTCGGTTTCCCGGTTGGGGGAAGCCACCGAACCCGCATCCAGGTGATCGCGGCCGATGACAACGGGCGCTTTGAGTTCGCCCTTGCGGACCATCTCGTTGAACGCCAGTCCCGCCCGGTGGCGTTCACCCAGACCCAGCCAGCAGATGCGCGCTGGCAGCCCCTGAAAAGCAATCCGCTGCTCAGCCATGGTCAACCAGCGATGCAGGTGGTCGTTGTCAGGAAACAGCTCCATCAGACGCCGGTCGGTGCGGTAAATGTCTTCCGGGTCGCCCGACAGCGCCACCCACCGGAACGGCCCCTTGCCACGGCAAAACAGCGGGCGGATGTAGGCCGGGACGAAGCCCGGAATCATGAAGGCATCCGTCACGCCTTCGTCAAAAGCGACTTGGCGCAGGTTGTTGCCGTAATCCACTACCCTGGCGCCCAGGGCCTGAAAGTCGAGCATGGCCCGGACATGCCGCGCGCAGCTTTCCGCCGCTGCCCGGCGCAGCGTCCCGTGCTGTGCCGGATCGCGTTGGGCCGCCTGCCACTGCTCAACCGTCCAGCCCACCGGCAGGTAGCCGTGAATCAGGTCGTGCGCGGCTGTCTGGTCGGTCACGATGTCAGGACGTAGCCCCCCCTGCCGGGCGCGTTCCACCAGCGCCGGGAGGATTTCCGCCGCATTGCCGAGCAGGCCGACGGAAACCGCCTTGTTCTCCGCCGTGTAGCGTTCGATGCGCCGGAGGGCGTCGTCGAGGTTGTCCGTCCACTCATCGAGGTAGTGCGTCCGGCAGCGGGCTTCCATCCGGCTGACCTGGCACTCGATGACCAGCGCCGCCGCCCCGGCAAACACCGCCGCCAACGGCTGTGCCCCGCCCATGCCGCCCAGCCCGGCCGTGAGCACCCAGCGCCCGCGCAGGTCGCCGCCGTAGTGCTGGCGGCCCATTTCGGCAAAGGTCTCGTACGTGCCCTGCACAATGCCCTGCGTACCGATGTAAATCCACGAACCGGCCGTCATCTGCCCGTACATCATCAGGCCGCGCCGGTCGAGTTCGTCGAAGTGTTCCCACGTAGCCCAGCGGGGTACGAGGTTCGAGTTGGCCAGCAACACCCGTGGGGCGTCCGGGTGCGTACGAAAGACGCCCACCGGCTTGCCCGACTGGATGAGCAGGGTTTCATCTTCTCCCAACCGGCGCAGGGTGTCGCAGATGGCTTCAAAACACGCCCAGTTGCGGGCGGCTTTGCCGGCCCCGCCATACACGACCAGGTCTTCCGGTCGTTCGGCAACTTCCGGGTCAAGGTTGTTGTGCAGCATGCGGTACGCCGCTTCAATCTGCCAGTTGCGGCAGGAAAGCTCCGTTCCGCGTGGTGCGCGAAGAATTCTGGACATGGCAAGGCTTCGCTATACGGGAATCCGATGCGCCAAGACGCGCTGCCAGCGACGTTAGTGGGGTGGGCCAGTGGCGTCAAGCCACGGCTTTTCACCACACACCACGCACGGTAGGATGTTGGCTTACGCACAACGGCGCTGGGGGCAGGCAGGGGAAATGTTGGCATTGTGGCGCAACGCGCGATTGGCGACGTTGGCAGACGCGGCCGCCTGGGGCTGGATTGAAGACGGCGCCCTGGTCGTTGCCGGTCAATACCTGCACTGGGTTGGCGATGCGCGCCACCTGCCCCGCAGCCTGCCCATTGCCGAAGAACATGACCTGGGCGGTGCACTGGTGACGCCGGGACTGGTGGATTGCCACACGCACCTGGTCTATGGCGGAACACGCGCCGATGAGTTTGAAGCCCGGCTGCACGGCGCAACCTATGCCGACATGGCGCGGCAGGGCGGCGGCATTCTCTCCACCGTAAGGGCAACCCGCGCGGCTTCTGACGACGAACTTCTGGCCGCCGCCATCCGCCGCGCCCGCGCACTTCTGGCAGAAGGCGTCACGACGGTCGAAATCAAGTCCGGGTATGGGCTGACCTGTGCTGATGAAGCCCGCTGCCTGCGCATTGCCCGCCAACTGGCGCAGCGCCTGCCGCTGACGGTCTGCACGACTTACCTGGCTGCGCACGCCCTGCCGCCGGAGTTTGCCGGTCGCCCGGATGACTACATTGCCGAAGTCTGCGCCTGGCTGCCGGAGTTGCACGCCGCTGGCCTGGTGGATGCTGTGGATGCCTTCTGCGAAACCATCGGGTTTTCGGTCGAACAAACGCGGCGCATCTTTGAAACAGCCCGGCAGTTGGGGCTGCCGGTCAAACTCCACGCTGAACAGTTGAGTGACCAGGGCGGAGCGTTGCTGGCGGCTGAGTTTGGCGCGCTTTCCTGTGACCACCTGGAATATGTCAACCCGGCTGGCATCCGCGCCATGGCGCAGTCCGGCACAGTGGCCGTCCTGTTGCCGGGAGCCTTCTACTTTCTGCGTGAAACACAACGTCCGCCGGTGGCCGCGCTGCGGGCCGCCGGTGTTCCGCTGGCGGTAGCGACCGACCACAATCCGGGTTCGTCACCGACACTCTCCCTGCTGCTGATGCTCAATCTGGCCTGTACGCTCTTTCAGCTTACGCCGGAAGAAGCCCTGCGTGGCGTTACGGTCCATGCCGCGCGGGCGCTGGGACTTGCCGACCGGGGCATCCTGGCGGCCGGCAGGCGGGCGGATTTCGTCGTCTGGCCGCTGGAACATCCCCGTGAACTGGCCTACTGGTTCGGTGGCTGTCATCCGCAGCAGGTGATCGTGGGAGGCAAAGAGGTGGTGCGTCATGGCGTCATCGTCGGTTGAACCGGTATTTGAACTCCATCCGGGTGATGTTCCCGTGCTGATCAGCCTGCCGCACGTGGGGACGGTTGTGCCGCCGGAGATTGCCGCCGACTGGACTGACGAAGCGAGAACCCTGCCCGATACTGACTGGCATCTGGGTGAACTCTACGCCTTCGCCCGCCAACTGGATGTCGGCATCCTGCAGGCGCGGCTGTCACGGTACGTCGTGGATGTCAACCGTCCGCCCGACGACCTGCCGCTCTATCACGGCAAGCACTACACGGAGCTTTGCCCGACGCGCATGTTCACCGGAGAACCCATTTACTGCGAAGGGAAGACACCGGATGCAATGGAAATTGCCCGACGGCGCGCACATTACTGGCAGCCGTATCATGACGCGCTCGAACAAGAGTTGACGCGCCTTCAGGCGCGTCATGGTTATGTCATCCTGTGGGAAGGCCACAGCATCAAGTCCCGGTTGCCGTGGCTTTTCGAGGGAACGCTGCCGGATTTCAACCTTGGCACAGCCAGTGGTGCAAGCTGCGCACCAGAGCTGCGCCAGGCGCTGTGTGCTGCGCTGGCTGCGCAAAAGGAACTGACCTACGTGGCTGATGACCGCTTCAAAGGTGGCTACATTACGCGCCATTACGGCCGGCCGGAGCAGGGACGCCACGCCGTCCAACTGGAAATGGCCTGGTCCTGTTACATGCGCGACGAAGCGCCGCCCTATCGGATTGACCCGGAACGCGCCGGGCGTCTGCTCCCGATTTTGGAGAAACTCATCATTACGGCGCTCGCCTGGAGTCCGTCATGACGCTTGAGCCGGTCCCGCCCAAAGCTCTGTGGACACCCTTGGCTTGGCTGCCCCACGGCTGGCAACGCCACGTCCTGCTGACCATTGGACAGGATGATTGCTGGGCGGATGTGGAAACAAATGTGCTGACGCCTCCGCCCGAAGCTGTGCCACTTGCAGGCGCTTTGCTGCCGGGTCTTGTCAATGCCCACAGCCATGCGTTTCAGCGTGCCTTTGCCGGACTGGCCGAAACCACCACGGGCGAACAGGATGATTTCTGGTCCTGGCGAAGCCGCATGTACCACCTTGCGGCGCGCATCACACCCGAACTTCTGCGCGCCATCGCAGCACAACTTTACCTGGAACTGCTCCGGGGCGGATATACCCAGGTTTGCGAGTTTCACTATCTCCACCGCGATGTATCCAGCGAACCTTATCCCGAACCGCTGACGATGCTGGAAGCTCTCATTCATGCTGCCGAAGACGTTGGGATCGGGTTGACGCTGCTGCCCACCGTGTATGAGCGGGCCGGGTTCGGACAGCCTGACCTGCTGCCAGAGCAACGCCGTTTTTTTGCCACACCTGATTTCGTATGGGAGGTGGTCAAAGCTGTGGAGGCAGGCAATCGTCCCGTCATCCATGTCGGTCTGGCGCTACATTCCGTCCGGGCGGTGCGCCCGGAAAGTTTCGACCACCTGCGGCGGCTGGCTGAGGATTTTACCGGGCCTATTCACATCCATGTGGCCGAGCAGGTGGCGGAAGTCGAAGCCTGCCTGCGCGCAACGGGTGCACGTCCGGTCGCCTGGCTGGCGCGTGAGGGGTATCTCGATCCCCGCTGGCAGCTTGTGCATGCCACGCATACCGATGCCGCCGAACGCGAGGCCATTGCCCGGAGCGGGGCCGGTGTGGTGGTCTGCCCGACGACCGAAGCCAATCTGGGTGACGGTTTCGTGGACCTGCCGGCCTGGGCGGAACTTGGCGTACCGCTGGCCATCGGCTCAGACAGCCACGTAAACCGCGACTGGCGCGAGGAACTGCGCTGGTTGGTGTACAGCACGCGCCTGTTGACGCAGCGCCGGGGGATTGCCGGACTGCCGTCGCCGGCGGCCAGCCTTTTTACCGGCGCACA
This window of the Chloracidobacterium sp. N genome carries:
- the cobU gene encoding bifunctional adenosylcobinamide kinase/adenosylcobinamide-phosphate guanylyltransferase: MTRELILVLGGARAGKSRFAQQLAQTKADTTGAAVCFIATAEALDEDMQGRILRHRAERPPEWRTIEEPRALAAAYAQAAEAGVVVVDCLTLLVSNWLLAMPHDEAQCLNALETTLAAFLQTFSRREQTVIVVSNEVGLGIVPDNALARRYRDLLGNVNQSVAAAATEVYFVVAGLPWRIK
- the hutU gene encoding urocanate hydratase — its product is MSRILRAPRGTELSCRNWQIEAAYRMLHNNLDPEVAERPEDLVVYGGAGKAARNWACFEAICDTLRRLGEDETLLIQSGKPVGVFRTHPDAPRVLLANSNLVPRWATWEHFDELDRRGLMMYGQMTAGSWIYIGTQGIVQGTYETFAEMGRQHYGGDLRGRWVLTAGLGGMGGAQPLAAVFAGAAALVIECQVSRMEARCRTHYLDEWTDNLDDALRRIERYTAENKAVSVGLLGNAAEILPALVERARQGGLRPDIVTDQTAAHDLIHGYLPVGWTVEQWQAAQRDPAQHGTLRRAAAESCARHVRAMLDFQALGARVVDYGNNLRQVAFDEGVTDAFMIPGFVPAYIRPLFCRGKGPFRWVALSGDPEDIYRTDRRLMELFPDNDHLHRWLTMAEQRIAFQGLPARICWLGLGERHRAGLAFNEMVRKGELKAPVVIGRDHLDAGSVASPNRETEQMRDGSDAVSDWPLLNALLNTASGATWVSLHHGGGVGMGYSQHAGMVIVCDGTEAAERRLERVLWNDPATGVMRHADAGYADAVECARAQGLWLPMLDTDA
- the hutI gene encoding imidazolonepropionase; this translates as MLALWRNARLATLADAAAWGWIEDGALVVAGQYLHWVGDARHLPRSLPIAEEHDLGGALVTPGLVDCHTHLVYGGTRADEFEARLHGATYADMARQGGGILSTVRATRAASDDELLAAAIRRARALLAEGVTTVEIKSGYGLTCADEARCLRIARQLAQRLPLTVCTTYLAAHALPPEFAGRPDDYIAEVCAWLPELHAAGLVDAVDAFCETIGFSVEQTRRIFETARQLGLPVKLHAEQLSDQGGALLAAEFGALSCDHLEYVNPAGIRAMAQSGTVAVLLPGAFYFLRETQRPPVAALRAAGVPLAVATDHNPGSSPTLSLLLMLNLACTLFQLTPEEALRGVTVHAARALGLADRGILAAGRRADFVVWPLEHPRELAYWFGGCHPQQVIVGGKEVVRHGVIVG
- the hutG gene encoding N-formylglutamate deformylase, with amino-acid sequence MASSSVEPVFELHPGDVPVLISLPHVGTVVPPEIAADWTDEARTLPDTDWHLGELYAFARQLDVGILQARLSRYVVDVNRPPDDLPLYHGKHYTELCPTRMFTGEPIYCEGKTPDAMEIARRRAHYWQPYHDALEQELTRLQARHGYVILWEGHSIKSRLPWLFEGTLPDFNLGTASGASCAPELRQALCAALAAQKELTYVADDRFKGGYITRHYGRPEQGRHAVQLEMAWSCYMRDEAPPYRIDPERAGRLLPILEKLIITALAWSPS
- the hutF gene encoding formimidoylglutamate deiminase, whose amino-acid sequence is MTLEPVPPKALWTPLAWLPHGWQRHVLLTIGQDDCWADVETNVLTPPPEAVPLAGALLPGLVNAHSHAFQRAFAGLAETTTGEQDDFWSWRSRMYHLAARITPELLRAIAAQLYLELLRGGYTQVCEFHYLHRDVSSEPYPEPLTMLEALIHAAEDVGIGLTLLPTVYERAGFGQPDLLPEQRRFFATPDFVWEVVKAVEAGNRPVIHVGLALHSVRAVRPESFDHLRRLAEDFTGPIHIHVAEQVAEVEACLRATGARPVAWLAREGYLDPRWQLVHATHTDAAEREAIARSGAGVVVCPTTEANLGDGFVDLPAWAELGVPLAIGSDSHVNRDWREELRWLVYSTRLLTQRRGIAGLPSPAASLFTGAQLAGGDAAGQPTWGLTPGARADALVLATDTPTLLGATPEHLLEAVVFSSPGPAWSDVLVAGRWWLQRGRHPRQGRIHARFKAAMETLWETARLNVPVNGLLVSQNAEPTEPSADDDRP